From the genome of Anopheles moucheti chromosome 3, idAnoMoucSN_F20_07, whole genome shotgun sequence, one region includes:
- the LOC128305765 gene encoding vigilin → MEDSTNPMAGMDQQQLLAGAGNTGYENNVSAPAPTPCYDDLFPALPESEPPRFNSTLSPATQNMRVGSSIVTQVFIVASGERKYDSDKFGEGESLRTCQSIMKETNAHIEISSGKDQSLTFLVTGKVHEVLEARRKILVHFQTQANKTINIPREHHRWILGKKGDRLRELERTTATKINVPRISDESDAITILGTKEGIEKAEHEIRTMSDEQSRKAFERFNVPKIYHPFILGAYGENLQKMSEETGAKINVPPQSVQKDEIFITGEKEGVLAAKARIEAIYKEMEKKCTSVGVEVVRAQHRYVYGPRGSTIQEILQATGVSVEMPPSDSPSDTITLRGPQDKLGNALNVVYQKAHSIRTEVLECPQWIHKYIIGREGGHIKEFSVQHPNVHVEFSEDKIKIDGPPEQVLIASEELQKMVNDLTGRLRLAEMVVDPVHCKHIIGKAGSNINRMKEEYDVQINIDEKGAKPIRIEGPVEGVAKAQQELLEKIAKWENEKEESIIIDHRLFKTIIGAKGESIREIREKHNQVQIVFPGPNDKSDIVKIRGMKEDVDRCHKYLTQYVKELQKNSFVLEVPVFKQFFKYIVGKGGANIKKIRDETQTKIDLPSESDTNEVIVITGKRENVNEARDRIQKIQNEMSNIVSEEVTIPAKYHLSLIGTGGMLINSIMDECGGVSIKFPNSDAKSDKVVIRGPKEDVERAKQQLLELASEKELSSYSVQIRAKAQHHKYLIGKNGASIKKIRDKTGARVIFPGVNDQDNEAITIIGKKEQVEEAKAELETIIKSIDNIVEDEMIVLPKYHKHFISNRGKVLHRIEEECGGMSISFPRMDRDDRNDRVKLKGPKDCIEPAKQRIMEIVQELESMVTIECYIPARHHRIIMRRGGSKVQAITSEFGVNIRFPERGTTNNMEPAPAAVDPAQQQNGNGDALPATENATDAGAVVNGAGEQQQAEPVQRASDLVRISGNKEKCELAREALLALVPLTEEINVPCDLHRSLIGQKGRDVKELMNTYDVHIEMSPQDKKLDIIKVTGTKTAIAEAKEAIAERIKHLEADRKDRELRSFEVKLEVDPVYHQKIIGRRGVVINKIRANHDVQITFPKQDDPQNSIITIQGYEEKALAARDEILAMVDTLSSVYKEEIHLDERVHRRFIGFRGKRLREIKEQYGVDITFPRMDDADKSLVTLAGTPDNVEACRDYLLNLEEEFLQDVSAAPTQPTSFSQIMEDTMANQQTNKQGFVVSGAPWERKAAPNTQSLEDFPDFGGLGGGPGGPAATSADTNTQTPINSAWNAKH, encoded by the exons ATGGAGGATTCAACTAACCCAATGGCAGGAATGGATCAACAGCAGTTGTTGGCGGGTGCCGGTAACACGGGCTACGAGAACAACGTGTCGGCACCGGCACCGACACCCTGCTACGACGATCTGTTCCCGGCACTGCCGGAGAGTGAGCCGCCGCGCTTTAACAGCACCTTGTCGCCGGCCACGCAGAACATGCGCGTCGGCAGCTCGATCGTAACGCAGGTGTTTATCGTCGCGTCCGGCGAGCGCAAGTACGACTCGGATAAGTTCGGCGAGGGCGAATCGCTGCGCACGTGCCAATCGATCATGAAGGAAACCAATGCACACATCGAGATCTCGAGTGGCAAGGACCAGTCGCTGACGTTCCTGGTGACGGGTAAGGTGCATGAGGTGCTCGAGGCGCGCCGCAAGATACTGGTACACTTCCAGACGCAGGCGAACAAGACGATCAATATCCCGCGCGAGCACCACCGCTGGATTCTTGGCAAGAAGGGCGACCGTTTGCGCGAGCTGGAACGCACGACTGCGACCAAGATCAATGTGCCGCGCATCAGCGACGAATCGGACGCGATCACCATACTCGGCACGAAGGAGGGCATTGAGAAGGCGGAACACGAGATCCGTACGATGTCGGACGAGCAGTCGCGCAAGGCGTTCGAGCGGTTCAACGTGCCGAAAATCTATCACCCGTTCATACTTGGCGCGTACGGCGAGAATCTGCAGAAGATGTCGGAAGAAACGGGCGCCAAGATTAACGTGCCGCCGCAGTCGGTGCAGAAGGACGAGATCTTCATCACGGGCGAGAAGGAGGGCGTACTGGCGGCGAAAGCACGCATCGAAGCCATCTACAAGGAGATGGAGAAGAAGTGTACGTCCGTCGGAGTGGAGGTGGTACGAGCGCAGCACCGGTACGTGTATGGACCGCGCGGTTCAACCATCCAGGAGATACTGCAGGCGACGGGTGTATCGGTGGAGATGCCGCCGAGCGATTCGCCCAGCGATACGATAACGCTGCGCGGCCCCCAGGACAAGCTGGGCAATGCGCTGAACGTGGTGTACCAGAAGGCGCACTCGATCCGCACGGAGGTGCTCGAGTGTCCGCAGTGGATCCACAAGTACATCATCGGTCGCGAAGGCGGTCATATCAAGGAGTTCTCCGTCCAGCATCCGAACGTGCATGTGGAGTTTAGCGAGGACAAGATCAAGATCGATGGGCCCCCGGAACAGGTGCTGATTGCGTCCGAAGAGCTGCAAAAGATGGTGAACGATCTGACCGGTCGTCTGCGACTGGCCGAGATGGTGGTCGACCCGGTGCATTGCAAGCACATCATCGGTAAGGCGGGCTCTAACATCAATCGCATGAAGGAGGAATATGACGTGCAGATCAACATCGACGAAAAGGGAGCCAAACCGATCCGTATCGAGGGCCCGGTCGAAGGTGTGGCCAAGGCGCAACAGGAGTTGCTGGAAAAGATTGCGAAATGGGAAAACGAGAAGGAGGAATCGATCATCATCGATCACCGCCTGTTCAAGACGATCATCGGTGCGAAGGGTGAGTCGATTCGCGAGATACGCGAGAAGCACAACCAGGTGCAGATCGTTTTTCCGGGCCCGAATGACAAGTCGGATATTGTTAAGATCCGCGGCATGAAGGAGGACGTCGACCGGTGTCACAAGTATCTGACGCAGTACGTGAAGGAACTGCAGAAGAATTCGTTCGTGCTGGAGGTGCCGGTATTCAAGCAGTTCTTCAAGTACATCGTTGGCAAGGGTGGCGCAAACATTAAGAAGATTCGCGACGAAACGCAGACAAAGATCGATTTGCCGTCTGAGAGTGACACAAACGAGGTGATCGTGATTACCGGCAAGCGCGAGAACGTGAACGAGGCGCGCGATCGCATCCAGAAGATCCAGAACGAGATGTCAAACATTGTGTCGGAGGAGGTTACTATTCCGGCCAAGTATCATTTATCGCTGATCGGAACCGGCGGCATGCTGATCAATTCTATCATGGACGAATGTGGCGGTGTGTCGATTAAGTTCCCGAACTCGGATGCGAAGAGCGACAAGGTGGTGATCCGCGGCCCGAAGGAGGATGTGGAGCGTGCCAAGCAGCAGCTGCTGGAGCTGGCCAGTGAGAAGGAGCTGTCTTCGTACTCGGTGCAGATTCGCGCCAAGGCGCAGCATCACAAGTATCTGATCGGAAAGAATGGTGCTTCCATTAAGAAGATTCGTGACAAGACCGGTGCTCGGGTCATCTTCCCAG GTGTTAACGATCAGGACAACGAAGCAATTACGATCATCGGCAAAAAGGAACAGGTAGAAGAGGCGAAGGCTGAGCTGGAAACCATTATCAAGAGCATCGATAACATTGTCGAGGACGAAATGATCGTCCTTCCGAAGTATCACAAGCACTTCATCTCGAACCGTGGTAAGGTGCTGCACCGTATCGAGGAGGAATGCGGTGGCATGTCGATTTCTTTCCCGCGCATGGACCGTGACGATCGTAACGATCGCGTGAAGCTAAAGGGCCCGAAGGACTGCATCGAGCCGGCCAAGCAACGCATCATGGAGATCGTGCAGGAGCTCGAATCGATGGTGACGATCGAGTGCTACATTCCTGCCCGCCACCATCGCATCATCATGCGCCGTGGTGGTTCGAAGGTGCAGGCCATTACGTCCGAGTTTGGTGTCAACATTAGATTCCCGGAGCGTGGCACCACCAACAATATGGAACCGGCTCCGGCTGCGGTCGATCCGGCACAGCAGCAGAACGGCAATGGTGATGCGTTGCCTGCTACTGAAAACGCGACAGACGCTGGTGCGGTTGTGAATGGAGCCGGGGAACAGCAGCAAGCCGAACCGGTCCAGCGTGCCTCGGATCTTGTTCGAATCAGCGGCAACAAGGAGAAGTGCGAGCTGGCTAGGGAAGCACTGCTGGCGCTGGTTCCGCTGACCGAGGAGATTAACGTGCCGTGCGATTTGCATCGTTCCCTGATCGGACAGAAGGGCCGCGACGTAAAGGAACTGATGAACACGTACGATGTGCACATCGAGATGTCGCCGCAGGACAAGAAGCTCGACATCATCAAGGTGACGGGCACGAAGACGGCCATCGCCGAGGCAAAGGAAGCGATTGCCGAACGCATCAAGCACCTGGAGGCGGACCGGAAGGATCGCGAACTGCGCTCGTTCGAGGTCAAGCTGGAGGTGGATCCCGTTTACCATCAGAAGATTATTGGCCGGCGTGGCGTTGTCATCAACAAGATTCGCGCTAATCACGACGTGCAGATTACGTTCCCCAAGCAGGATGATCCCCAGAACAGCATTATCACTATCCAGGGCTACGAAGAGAAGGCACTGGCTGCGCGGGACGAAATCCTAGCTATGGTGGACACGCTCAGCTCGGTCTACAAGGAGGAGATCCATTTGGACGAGCGCGTGCACCGACGCTTCATCGGTTTCCGTGGCAAGCGGCTGCGCGAGATTAAGGAGCAATACGGTGTGGATATTACCTTCCCGCGCATGGACGATGCGGACAAGTCGCTGGTCACGCTGGCAGGCACCCCGGACAATGTAGAGGCGTGTCGCGACTACCTGCTCAATCTGGAGGAAGAGTTCCTGCAGGATGTGTCTGCTGCCCCGACCCAGCCGACCTCCTTCTCGCAGATCATGGAAGATACGATGGCGAACCAGCAAACCAACAAGCAAGGCTTCGTTGTGAGTGGTGCACCATGGGAGCGCAAGGCGGCGCCCAACACACAGTCGCTGGAGGACTTCCCTGACTTTGGCGGACTCGGCGGTGGCCCGGGTGGTCCGGCCGCGACCAGTGCCGACACCAACACGCAGACGCCAATCAACTCCGCCTGGAATGCCAAGCATTAA